In one Winogradskyella sp. MH6 genomic region, the following are encoded:
- a CDS encoding class I SAM-dependent methyltransferase, with protein MTSKKQKTPWPTKAVMEQIYEQHFWGGNDSDFYSGEGSHNPKIIQPYIDGVTDFLKSHNGQLTVCDLGCGDFNVGKALVQYTKAYVAIDIVEGLIERNKQLFKADHLTFKCLDVAKDDLPKADCVIIRQVFQHLSNLEIQQILDKLSAYKYLVLTEHIPVGEFTPNIDIIANSHNRLKHHSGVDVLAEPFNFRVKEFKILNEVILENNSQIVTTLFTL; from the coding sequence ATGACCTCTAAAAAACAAAAAACACCATGGCCAACCAAAGCGGTTATGGAGCAGATTTATGAGCAGCATTTTTGGGGAGGAAACGATTCTGATTTCTACTCAGGTGAAGGCTCTCACAATCCCAAAATTATTCAGCCTTATATTGATGGTGTAACCGATTTTTTAAAATCACATAACGGTCAACTAACGGTTTGTGATTTGGGTTGTGGAGATTTTAATGTTGGTAAAGCTCTCGTTCAGTATACAAAAGCATATGTTGCTATAGATATCGTAGAAGGTTTAATTGAAAGAAATAAACAATTGTTTAAAGCTGACCATTTGACCTTCAAATGTCTGGATGTAGCTAAAGATGATCTACCAAAAGCAGACTGTGTGATTATTAGGCAAGTCTTTCAGCATTTATCTAATCTAGAAATTCAACAAATTTTAGACAAACTAAGTGCCTATAAATATCTCGTACTAACAGAGCATATTCCTGTTGGAGAATTTACACCGAATATTGATATTATCGCTAATAGCCATAACCGACTAAAACATCATAGCGGAGTAGATGTGTTAGCGGAACCTTTTAATTTCAGGGTTAAAGAATTTAAGATACTAAATGAGGTGATTTTAGAAAACAATAGTCAAATTGTAACAACTTTATTTACACTTTAG